Below is a genomic region from Bacillus mycoides.
TAAACCTTCATCGCTTCTCGTACAATGTAACTGTCCACATATTGTTTAAATTTCACGATTTTTCCATTTACAAGCTGCCATACATGAACAAATTCCGCCTCAAATGATTTTCCCGTCTCTTTATAAACTCCTGAGTAAACACCTTCAGCAATAATCACATCTTTTCCGTTTACTTCATGGTACGTATTTACACTCGCTTTATAATCATCCCATTCTGATCCTAAACGACTAAATACATTTTCCATTATAGCTTCTGTACCTATATACGTTCCGCCGTACGGAAAACCTGCTGCCTCTGTCCACTCTACTTTTTCAGAGAAAGCTTCCGCTAAATGTTTTGCATTTGAAGAAGATGGTCCTTCATATGTGCTTCGAACAATTTCTAAATTTGTTTTTTTCTTCATTATTTTTTCACCCCAAACGCGTTTGCCGCTAGAACAAGTCCAATTTCTAACGCTTTAACGTGCGGGAACCGCTCCTTTATTGCCGTTTGAATTTCTTCACTTGAAGGATTTCCTGCAAGAACTTCATCAAATGCAACTAAATATTTACGAGTATGTTTAATCGCGTCTGCTGTATTTGGTACGTCATAATCACGATGACCCGCTACAACAATTTCAGGATGAAGATTTTCAAGTTCACTTAATGTTTCTAACCATTTATGACGAGCTTCAGCATCTGTTTCTAACGTCCATACGAAAGTATTGTTATAAACGATATCGCCTGTAACAACGGCTTTTAATGATGGAATCCATACATAACTATTATTCGGTGTATCACCTTGCAAACCACCTTTAATGATTAAATCATTTCCCTCTAAAATCAATTTCTCTTCTGTTAATTCCTCTGGAACAATTGGTTGATGAGGAACATTATGCCCAATAGATGGTTTCCACTGTTCCACTTTCTTCTCAAATGTGTTACGAATATCTTCAACAGTATTCCGTAATGCAACAATCTTCGCTTCTGGAAATGCTTCATGTAATACATTTAATCCAAAATAGTGATCTGGATGGAAATGAGTCACATAAATATGAGTTAAATTCTTTCCTGTTTCAATAATTTGAGCTGCTAAACGGTGCGCATCACTTAATAAAAATTGTGCATCGATAAGAATTGCATCTTTTTCTCCGTATACAATTGTGGATGTAACTTGAAATGCTTGCTCAGATCCTGTAAAAACCTCTAAATGTAATTTTGACATGTTATTTCCTCCACTTTTTATTTACTCTTTTATATTCCTTTATTCTTTAAGCTTTATTCTAGTTGTAACTAAGTTAGTTGCAACTAGAATAAAAAAATATACGAATCATTTTATTACTAATCGACTTGATGTAATCATTATAGTTACACCAAGTCGTCAAGTCAACACTAAAAAAATAAAATTTACTTCGTTTTCATTACTTTCTCTTTTAAGAAGCGATCTACATATCCTTCTGCTTTTACAACGAATAAATACGCACCCATTGATAATAATGCAAGATCTAATTCATATCCCGGATTCTTTCCATCTCCTAATAAGCCTGCTGCTCCATTTACCTTTACGATAGCTCCAGCCAAAATAAGAGCGAATAACAATCCTACATACCTCACGCCTAAACCGATAATTAATAATATACCACCAACTAATTCAACTGTTGCTACGCCATATGCAAGACCACCTGGTAAACCGATGCTTGTAAACCATCCTGCTACGTTATCTATACCTGATTGAAACTTTGCTAAACCGTGTGCAAAAAAAGTAACTCCTAATACGATACGAATAATTAAATTACCAATATATTGATTCATTCTGAACTCTCCTTTTTCATTTTGTTATGGTGAACATTTATTCACAAGACAAAACAATACGGTATTTCTTTTCATTCGTCAAATGCTTTTTTAAAGAAACCAAAAAACATTATCCTTTTTGCAGATAATGTTTTTTATAAAATAGTGCTAATTCAAGCTTTCGCTCTATTACTTAGAAAAAAGTTGAAAATTTTTCCCAGCACCTATATAAGACAATAAAGACACATCTTCTTCCATCACCATTCCAACAACATTCACTTTCCTATCTTCAGGTAAATCATTTATAACTATTTGCATTTCACCAGCATATCTACCGTACAATTCATTATCAATTGTAATACTGCCTCGTTTTCTTGAAATTGTATTTATCGGTTGTAATGCAACTTTATTTTCTTCTCTTGATTCTACAGAGCGAATTACGTCACGAGCCGGATCTAACCTATTTGTATGCACTTGCTCTACCACTTTTAATACTTCACTTGCATTTATAAATGACTCATATCGCACTGGAATAATCCCACCACTCGCACTCGAGATTTCTTGTACACTTTCTAGGCTCCCACTTATGTCTCCAATTAACACTTTATCAATGTCACACTCTTGAACAAGTTCTAAATATGCTTGAAGCGGGCGCATACTGCGATGTTTTTCTAAAGTTGGTAAACCCTCATATAACGGACCGCGTTTTTCACCATCTCCCGGAATAAATGCCATCGTTTTTATTCCGCACTCATGTAAATATTTATTTTGTTTTTGCAAAAACGACTTTGCTAGTCCTGTTTCTGGACGTGGATAAAAATTATGCCACGCTTCTACTCGATCTACTCGTATATTTTCCGCAAGTAACTCTTTCCAAAATGATTCTGTAATCGTACTCGCATTTAAAGCTACCTTCATCTTATGAGATACACGTGCGATTTCTTTTGGCGTAATACCATAATCCATTCGTAAACCAGTAATGCCAAAGTCTAATAACTCTTCCACATTTTCATACGTCATCCCTAAATGGTTTAACGATTTTGGAGAGACATCAACCATTAATTCCATTTCATTTTCGAGAGCTTGTTTCCCAAGTATTTGAATTAACTCCTTATACGTATTCGGATCATCTTCTGGAATGTGAAGAGATGTAAAAACAGATGAAAATCCGTTTTCTTTCGCTAGTTTTAACCATGCTTCTTGTTTCTCTACTCGCTCTTTTGAAAGATAAATTGAAACTCCTATCATATAAATCTCTCCTTCTATTAATATAAAAAAAAGAGAAAGGAATCCCTTTCTCTATATGTTTTCTGCCATTTCTTCTTTAAAGCCGAAGAAGTACGTAAAGATGAATCCGAAAATATATGCAACTACTAATCCAAGGAAATATAATAAATATTTATTATCAGCAATTAACGGAATTAATGATAATCCTGATACACCTATTCCGAGTGAAGCCGTTTTCATAACAGCTTGGAATGCACCACCGACAGCCGCTCCTAAACAAGCAGTAATAAACGGTTTCCCAAGCGGCAATGTAACCCCGTATAATAGCGGTTCGCCAATTCCTAAAAATCCTACTGGTAATCCACCTTTAATCACATTACGAAGGCGTTTATTTTTTGTTTTCACATAAATCGCAATTGCTGCTCCTACTTGCCCAGCGCCAGCCATTGCTAATACTGGTAATAAAGGCGTTACGTGCGTTTGATTAATAAATTCCATATGAATCGGTGTTAAACCGTGATGTAATCCGACCATTACGAGAGGTAAAAATGTTCCGGCAAGCACAGCTCCAGCAAATGCTCCGCCAACATTTAAAATTGCATTAATACCGCTTGTAATACCATCAGATAAGAAGCCTGCTACTGGCTGAATCGCTAACATCGTTACTATACTTACAGCTAATACAGTAATGAGTGGTGTCACAATAATATCAACTGCATTTGGCACAGCTTTTCGCACTCGTCTCTCAACTACAACCATAAGCCATGCTGCAAAAATAACTGCAAATAATCCGCCCCGTCCGGGTACGAGCGCTTCACCGAATAATTTTACATTCGCCATCGCTGGGTTGAAAATTAAAATACCTGCAATTGCCCCAAGAACTGGTGTCCCGCCAAATTCTTTCGCTGTATTCCAACCGACTAAAATTCCTAAGAATGTAAAGATACCGCCGCCAATAAGTAGTAGCATTTGTAGCCACGTTGCATTCGGGTCAGCACCTGCGTTTTTCGCAAAGTTAGCAACCCCATTTATAATTCCTGACGCAACAAGCCCCGGAATTAACGGAATGAAAATACTTCCTATTTTTCTTAAAAAGTTTTTCACTGGTGTATTATTTTTCTTCTTAATCTCTGACTTCATCTCTTGCCCAAGATCTTCAAGGTGGTGATCTGCCACCTCACCAATTCGCAGTCCCGTTAAATCTTCCATCTCAGCTGCTACTTTATTTACTGTCCCTGGCCCAACAACAACTTGAAGCGTTTCATCTTCAATCACTCCCATAACACCTTCAACCTTTTTTAAAAGGTCCATGTTCACTTTACTTTCATCATGAAGCGTTAATCGTAACCTCGTCATACAATGAGCAATGCCACGAATATTTTTTACTCCCCCAAGCTGCTCTGAAATTTCTTTGGCCATTCTCTCTTCTTTCTTCATAATAGAATCCCCCTCCCCAAAGTTTAAAGTGCTTTCTTCACAAATCCTTTCGCACCTTTTAATTTTTCTAGTGCTTCCCCATATTCACACTGTAGTAATATCATAACGATTGCAGCTTTCACATTTCGATCTGCTTTCTCATAACACTCTGTAGCTACTTCATAACTAGCGCCTGTCGCTTCAACAATAATTCGTTTTGAGCGTTCTACCAATTTTTCATTTGTAGATTGAACATCTACCATTAAGTTTTTATATACTTTCCCTACACCAATCATAGACGCTGTAGAAATCATATTGAGTACTAACTTTTGCGCTGTGCCAGCCTTCAACCGTGTTGAGCCTGTTAATATTTCTGCGCCTGTTTCCACTTCCACATTTAGTTTTGCATATTTACTTATTTCAGCATTTTTATTACAGGAAATACTAGCTGTACTTGCTCCCATGCTACTTGCATATTTCAATCCGCCAATTACATAGGGTGTTCTACCACTTGCTGCAATTCCAATAACCGTATCTTTCTCGTTTAATCCAATACTTTTTAAATCTTCTTTTGCTAACTCTTCACGATCTTCGGCACCTTCCACCGCCTTAGTAAACGCTTTCAATCCACCTGCTATAAATCCTTGAACCATGTTATCATCTGTTCCAAATGTCGGGGGACATTCTACTGCGTCTAAAATGCCTAAACGGCCACTCGTACCAGCCCCAATATAAATTAAACGGCCTTCTTCTTCAAAAGACTTAGTAACAATTTGTACAACCTTTTCAATTTCTTCTATTTCATTTTCAACTGCTAACGCAACAGTTCGATCTTCTTCATTCATACTTTGTAAAACTTCTTTTATACTCATCTCATCTAGATTCATCGTTTTCTCATTACGGTGTTCTGTCGATAAATTCTCTAACATATTGCCACCCTCTTCAAAATTATATTTCACACTTTTATTATAACTTTAAGAAACTAAAAATCAATAACTCTTTCTTATTTTATGAAATAAAATTTCACAACATGACATATTTGTGTCAAAGATAATAAAAAAGATGAGTCTCCCCATCTTTTCTTCTACTTCAATTTCCGTAACCGTAATGCTTCTTCTCTCGTCTCCATAAATTGATCTAATACTTTATTACCAATTCGATTGAAAGTAATCACATATAAAGCATCAATCATATTCAGTTGCGTCATTCTCGAAGCAATACTCGCAATGCGATGGTCTTGCTCTACATCTGGCATACAAAGGCGAATGTCTGCCGCTTTATATAACGGAGATGATTGGTCTAGCTTCGTAATCGCAATAACTGTAGCCCCTCGCTTCTTCGCATATTGCGCCATTTCGAGCACATCTTTCGTCCGCCCAGAAGTTGAAATCGCCACAAATATATCTCCCTCTTTTAAATTCGTGACGAGTGGCAACATCATATGAAAATCAGATAGCATCATCGCTGTAAATCCGAGTCGTGTAAATTTATAAGCCCCGTCCATCGCTGGAGTAGCTGAACCACCTACTCCGTAAAATATAACTTTATCCGCATTTACAATACGATCTGCAGCTCTCTCAAGTTCCTTCTTATCTATCGCCGTGACGCTCGCCTCAATTGCAGCTTTATTCACATATGTAACTTTATTAAACAAGTCGTACGGTCCATCTTCCGTATTCATCACTGAAAAATCATTAATATTATAATCAGCAATCGTTAATTCACGAACGAGCGCGATTTTAAATGATTTAAAGCTCCCAATCCCAATCGACTTACAAAAGCGAACAACACTTGCCTCACTTGCGCCTGCATTCGTTGACACTTCTTTCGTCGTTAAGTTCGGAACAATTTCTGCATTCTCCATTATGTACATGGCAACCTTCTTTTCGGCTGGTGAAAATTGATCCATATTACTTTCAATTTTAAATAGTAATGTTGAAGCTTTCACTATTTAACCTCCACTTCTTATGGTTGCGTATATTCTCTAATATCATTTGTATCATATAGATAAAAACCATCATTGCCAGGTGGATGGTGAACAATTACAGTTCGATCCCCTTTTTTATATGACGTTATTTCACCTTCAGATCGCTGTTTTTCCCATCCATGTATCCAAATTGCAAAGTCAGGTACAAAAGCAGTGTACTTATAGTCTTTCGGATTTTCATCTTCTACATAGGAAGAAAAAATAGAAACTGGAAAATTTTTCACTTTTGAATCTTTCCATGCAGTAAATGGTATACATAGTGCAATAAGTATGATTACACCTATAACTTTCCCCTTTGTAATCTTCACACTTCCCTCTCCTTGTCATATCACATACATAGATTTTATCATAATTACAATCCATTCATGCTACATGACCACTGCATT
It encodes:
- a CDS encoding MurR/RpiR family transcriptional regulator: MKASTLLFKIESNMDQFSPAEKKVAMYIMENAEIVPNLTTKEVSTNAGASEASVVRFCKSIGIGSFKSFKIALVRELTIADYNINDFSVMNTEDGPYDLFNKVTYVNKAAIEASVTAIDKKELERAADRIVNADKVIFYGVGGSATPAMDGAYKFTRLGFTAMMLSDFHMMLPLVTNLKEGDIFVAISTSGRTKDVLEMAQYAKKRGATVIAITKLDQSSPLYKAADIRLCMPDVEQDHRIASIASRMTQLNMIDALYVITFNRIGNKVLDQFMETREEALRLRKLK
- the murQ gene encoding N-acetylmuramic acid 6-phosphate etherase, translating into MLENLSTEHRNEKTMNLDEMSIKEVLQSMNEEDRTVALAVENEIEEIEKVVQIVTKSFEEEGRLIYIGAGTSGRLGILDAVECPPTFGTDDNMVQGFIAGGLKAFTKAVEGAEDREELAKEDLKSIGLNEKDTVIGIAASGRTPYVIGGLKYASSMGASTASISCNKNAEISKYAKLNVEVETGAEILTGSTRLKAGTAQKLVLNMISTASMIGVGKVYKNLMVDVQSTNEKLVERSKRIIVEATGASYEVATECYEKADRNVKAAIVMILLQCEYGEALEKLKGAKGFVKKAL
- a CDS encoding PTS transporter subunit EIIC, which produces MKKEERMAKEISEQLGGVKNIRGIAHCMTRLRLTLHDESKVNMDLLKKVEGVMGVIEDETLQVVVGPGTVNKVAAEMEDLTGLRIGEVADHHLEDLGQEMKSEIKKKNNTPVKNFLRKIGSIFIPLIPGLVASGIINGVANFAKNAGADPNATWLQMLLLIGGGIFTFLGILVGWNTAKEFGGTPVLGAIAGILIFNPAMANVKLFGEALVPGRGGLFAVIFAAWLMVVVERRVRKAVPNAVDIIVTPLITVLAVSIVTMLAIQPVAGFLSDGITSGINAILNVGGAFAGAVLAGTFLPLVMVGLHHGLTPIHMEFINQTHVTPLLPVLAMAGAGQVGAAIAIYVKTKNKRLRNVIKGGLPVGFLGIGEPLLYGVTLPLGKPFITACLGAAVGGAFQAVMKTASLGIGVSGLSLIPLIADNKYLLYFLGLVVAYIFGFIFTYFFGFKEEMAENI
- a CDS encoding DoxX family protein, whose protein sequence is MNQYIGNLIIRIVLGVTFFAHGLAKFQSGIDNVAGWFTSIGLPGGLAYGVATVELVGGILLIIGLGVRYVGLLFALILAGAIVKVNGAAGLLGDGKNPGYELDLALLSMGAYLFVVKAEGYVDRFLKEKVMKTK
- a CDS encoding nuclear transport factor 2 family protein, with the protein product MKKKTNLEIVRSTYEGPSSSNAKHLAEAFSEKVEWTEAAGFPYGGTYIGTEAIMENVFSRLGSEWDDYKASVNTYHEVNGKDVIIAEGVYSGVYKETGKSFEAEFVHVWQLVNGKIVKFKQYVDSYIVREAMKV
- a CDS encoding DUF871 domain-containing protein, which produces MIGVSIYLSKERVEKQEAWLKLAKENGFSSVFTSLHIPEDDPNTYKELIQILGKQALENEMELMVDVSPKSLNHLGMTYENVEELLDFGITGLRMDYGITPKEIARVSHKMKVALNASTITESFWKELLAENIRVDRVEAWHNFYPRPETGLAKSFLQKQNKYLHECGIKTMAFIPGDGEKRGPLYEGLPTLEKHRSMRPLQAYLELVQECDIDKVLIGDISGSLESVQEISSASGGIIPVRYESFINASEVLKVVEQVHTNRLDPARDVIRSVESREENKVALQPINTISRKRGSITIDNELYGRYAGEMQIVINDLPEDRKVNVVGMVMEEDVSLLSYIGAGKNFQLFSK
- a CDS encoding MBL fold metallo-hydrolase, with translation MSKLHLEVFTGSEQAFQVTSTIVYGEKDAILIDAQFLLSDAHRLAAQIIETGKNLTHIYVTHFHPDHYFGLNVLHEAFPEAKIVALRNTVEDIRNTFEKKVEQWKPSIGHNVPHQPIVPEELTEEKLILEGNDLIIKGGLQGDTPNNSYVWIPSLKAVVTGDIVYNNTFVWTLETDAEARHKWLETLSELENLHPEIVVAGHRDYDVPNTADAIKHTRKYLVAFDEVLAGNPSSEEIQTAIKERFPHVKALEIGLVLAANAFGVKK